The following nucleotide sequence is from Carassius gibelio isolate Cgi1373 ecotype wild population from Czech Republic chromosome A24, carGib1.2-hapl.c, whole genome shotgun sequence.
tacacacacagttcTTAATTTTCTCACAGAATACAAGCCTCAGATGGCCACGAGCTCAGTGAGTGTTTGATCGGGCAGGAAGCCAAAGCTTACCGTTATTACTCAGCAGCAATAAACCCCAAATGTGTCAGGTATCAGATCAAACCCCACACGGCGACAGGTTGATGTATGAAATACTTCCATGTGAACGCAAGCCAGCGAGCGAGATGAAGCACGGGCGAATCGAAACGAATCCTACAGTTCCAGCCCGAGTCGATCAAAGGTCCACACCGAGTGTAACTTCTCTCGAAGGGAAATCTGCAAACAGTGACTTATGCAATATTCGCTTTTCACGCTCTTTCAGATTGGCACGCGCCTGACAGCAATTGTGAAACAGCACGGGGGTGTCGCAACGAAGCGTCCCGACGGCACCAGCAGTGCAGGAAAGCTTAAAGATGTGTTGTCATCTCGGTTGCATTTTTTAGACGTTAATGCTAATGGAAAATACCCCTCAACATCCGCGCAGAGTGATTAGCAAAACCAACAAATATCGTTGTGCTTAAGAAAAAGATAACTTGGCGAACAGCGCCACTACATGATCAACACCAACATTTGAAGGAAAATTACCTCTTAAAgcttaatgaaataaaatcaagTTTTCAGTAtacctttttactgtatttaatttgAGAATTATGTAacaaatagttttttatatatatatataaaatacattttgttgtaatattattaggTTCATATACGAAGAGTATAGAGtatagagcattgcgttagcaagcaaggttgggggttcgattccccgggaacacatgattggtaaataattgatagcctgaatgcactgtaagttgctttggataaaagcgtctgcttaatgtATGAAtttcatttaagtaaaaaataagaagttttttttatatatgccaTACAGAAGCTCGAAcaactgttgctatggttacttcCTCACGAGAACGAGAAAACTGTTCACCAATGTTATTTAGTACTTTCTGACCAACTCGGACTCGAAATTTATTGGTAACTGAAccgctgttttatatatatatatatattttttttttttttactttgtgttgaGTGGTTCAAGCCCTTCAAGTAATTGTCATTTGAACAATGGCTTTTAATTAAcgaatatatatgtgtatagtatatatagagagagagagagagagtgtgtgtgttttgaccgtggttttctaaaatgtaataaaacaaatacagactCACTCATAGCCAATGCATCGAAATGAGGCAAAAACTgtgaaaacaacatttttattaatgtattcacTGGTTGTCTTTCTCATTAATTGTACTtgggaaaaataaatgttgtgaaTGAGTTATTGAACTTCTCtctgtgtactgtttttcttAAACCAAACCTATCTATGAACATGTTGATGTCTGAGAACTTTTCCTTAGATTTGATCACAGTCTCACACGCTCACTGGAATGACACTTGTGATTGGACATTTTTATGCGTTTTCAACACCAAACCGCCAAGTCAGATTAGCAAAGTTCAAGAATAAAAGCTATAACCTTTTGACAAATCAAAAGCATACAGCTTTTCTTCATTTTGTTCATCATCCTttgctaaattaaattacaaaatgtgtGGAGCACTACACTTTTTGTTTACCTTGACTAATTACAcagaaaaaatacaacaaattgaTATCTTAAAAAAGgcatcaaataaacattttagcttgtgatttctttttttctttttttgatgaaaaaaataaaaataacgtgACAATGCATTTATACAACACAAATAAAGAGACATTTGAAATAGTTCCAAATGCATAGGACAGAATAAACAAAAACTGTGAGCCTTCAGAGAACTTTAAATACAACCCTGATTTCAAATTCAAGTTAAAATACTGAATAAGTCCTCTCTGATCTGTATGGTTAGGCACTTGTAAAAATAAGTTACATTGTCCCCACAGCTTTCATGTTTTCTTTGTAGGTATGGCTGGATCATAGATTTGGATTTGGGATGGCAGCATtaagaaaataaagtaaagagCATATGGACCTTTAGAGCAAGAAAACAAATgtagaggagaaaaaaaacaaaactccaAATCCCCCAAAGCCACTTTTCATCAAGCCCTTCATGCAAAGAGACATACTAGTTGGATGGCTTCATGAAATACAGCATTCAGCATCTTACAGGAtcaaaaagcagttttttttttccttttctttttctgataAACGAGGGGAAAGGGAAAATGGGCTACAGACAAACTGCATGATGAAGAGAAGGGATAGAAATGATTCATCCAGGACAGAAGTTGGGACTTTATGATGACTTCTCCTTCCTCGCTCGGGGAGAATCTGCTCCACTGGCCCCAACAGATCCATTCACACCATTGGCTGAGAAAATTCAAATGAGAAGATGCTTGATGTAAGTGTTAAGCAGTTCATTTTGTAGTCTAGGTACCTGAAGTGCTGTTACCACCGGgtcaaaggtttggaatgatccatttttttatgtttttgaactcaaaaaggctgcatttattcaaatcaaacatacagtaacagcaattacatttttctttgaagtaattacaatttaaaagatccattttctattttaatatttcaaaatgtgatttattcttgtggtggcaaagctgaattttcagcagccattgctccagtaATTACATCAGTTCTTTTAAACAGGGGCAGTTGTGGCATAATGGTTAGAGTCACAGATACTTGTAGCCCggaggttgtgggtttgagtctcgaaATGAGCAGGAAGTGTTTGGTGGGGGGAGTGACTGAATAGTCCACACTCTATACCCACAACTGAGGTACCCTTGAGTAAGGCACCTAAACCCCAATTGTTCTCTGGGCATCACAGCAAAAATAGCTACCCacagcacagtgtgtgtgtgtgtgtgtgtgtgtgttcacaactCACTGCGCACTTCTTGTATGGGTTAAATGCTGAGGATAAATTCCGAGCATGGCCTTGGCCATCACGTCACaatcatttttcacaatattaatgtttttaccatgtttttttaattaaataaatgcagccctggtgagcataagagacttctttcaaaaacatgaaaaatctcaTGCAAGAAGAAAGATGCCACTAAAAGGgacaggtcacccaaaaatgaaaatagtcactCACCCTCTACTTGTTCCATAACTTAGTCTCTTTCTTTTGCTGACATTAATGCCCTCAAATGATGGTAGACATTTGCAAGGACACAGAAGACATTATCGTAACCTaagagttgacggtagccattgactgtcatagtattttttttccatagtaATGGAAGTTAATGGCTGCCATCAAAcgtttggttcccaacattcttgcaattatcttcttttttattcAGCAGCTGAAGGTAATTCATATGGGCTTgaattaatgactgaattttcatttttgggtgttatgtttaacagttatgtttattGGTTAATGCACTCCGATGGTCAAATACACACTTAATGGTCTAAATGCCATTTTGGCGAGTATTCATGTAAACGCTTGTGTCTTATGTAAACAGTTGAAATCAGATGCATGTCCGTTTATTGGTAAAACAGTGACAGCAGCCTCTAAAATGACTCATATCATCAGTCATATCACCCACCCATAACTGGAACATTAGAATAGCATGTGGTATTTAAATAAACCTGTTAACTGATCTTAAGTGGGCAATACTGACCTTTCTTTGATTTGCTCTTAGAAGAGGACGATTTCTTCTTCAAGGTCTGAGTCTGTGCGTGTTCTCTCCATCGTCGCAGCTGGAAGTTGATAAATTTCCACATCATAAAAGCCTGAGTGGTGCATATTGCAGCCAGGACAGTCACCCTGAGAGAAACAGAGTGCCATTACAAACAACTCCAATAGTAATACAGCAAAAGGTTGGCACTGCTTTTCCATCATCTGGTGTTTAAATGCAACACGTCCATCCAAAAGGCTCTCACTTTCAGTAGAAAATCTTTTACAATGTGATTACATATTATGAGTTGAGACTTTTGACTGGAAATTTTGGgccactagatttttttttttttataattgatgcCAATGTTTGCTTTCTTTGGCTACATAACTACAAATACCATTTTTCACTCTGCACTTTTATACTTAaaaccaaacatttcaaaactaaATGGTGCAAATCAGTTTTGGACAGCATTGCACAAACCAAAGCCAGCATGGTGCAAagcattcaaatttaatttgaatttcttgaaaaatgaaaacaaacggCAACTGCTGAAGAGCAAGCCAAATTGCTTaattttttgcatgacttatcTCAATTATTCCTTCCTTTCCTTTCCAATGACAAGAGGAATATCACCCTGCTTACTAGGGCTGGGTTTTGACAAATTTCACAGTTCgattttttaaatagaaacatttaaatggtgGTTGTCACAAAAActtagaattataaaaaaaaatcaatattcaagaaaagtaaaaattataatgaatgttATATGGTGTATACTTATCTAATTGCTCCTCTCCAGAGTTTATTTTTCTAGGTGACTAATAAGCTTATGATCACGGTGTAATAAATGTGGTGTTATGTGACATTGTTTACAAGCTATTTTTGTCTTTCTgcggttgaaacactgattgagtgaTTGCATGAGACAGGATACAGATTTCGCTAAGTTGTACTCTTGGTgcgttcaagtcctcctgggaagtttgTACGCACGAGGTGGGAAGTCATGCGTATGACGGCATGTGCGTTCAAGTCACTTTTGCCGGAGCAAGATGGCGGGTACTTtctcttaattaaaaacacaaaaatacagcaatgttCTTAAACTCTTGTTCTAGAAAATtaacaaagaaatgtgcattaggtatacttcgttttttaatgttttaaattattttatgaagccgctgccaactttattgttacaagttgcattgttatattataatgccaTCATATTATGCGTCGTCGATTTACTTACTGCGCTGTAAATAGAAAAGCCTGGCAATAATCACAGCTAAATACCTTTAAGTATTGTATATTCCGCCATGTTAGTCACTGACACGCCCCCAACTCCGAGCTCCCCACTGGTATTTACGATATTGTGGTGGcgttcatgtgcattcaactcGGAAATACGATCTAAACGAGATTACTTGAACGCACCATCTCTTTTAACATAGCTtcagatgttcattcatgtttatttcgcaATGTAACCGCTATTAAAGCGGAAATTGTCAGAGCTACTACAATCTGTCTCTTTACATTAAACGTCTCCAAAAACGACAATTAATATTTGAGTGTTTTAATAAAATGCGCAGAATTGGAAATCTGAGACTTTGTTTGATATCAAAAGTAACAATAACAAAGCGCATTGCAGTTTATTGGATGGGAGGCGCGCTACAATGTCCCGCTCATTATCTGACAGGCTAGGGATTTATGAATCGATATCGTTTCATAAAAAGGAGAATggagaaatcaatattttttttttaacccagccatACTGCTTACCGAACAAACAGGACATTAAAGCTTCCCTCTGCGACGTTCAGACCCTGTTTCTCTGCTCCGGCCAGCCCAAAGCCCACAGTGAGAACGGACAGGGAAAGAGTCAACAACCGGCCCAGCACAAACAGAACAGCCCACACTGTAAACCTGTTAACATACACAACATGCTTCAATGGTCAAACATCCTTTCGTGAGCTTCAAACACAGAAATGTGctaataaatatacaatttcCCCATGCACAGTAAAATTCATTAGAGGGGTTTATTAACTGGAGTTAATTAATAGCACTCACCCGGTCTGCCGGTCTTCATTGCTGAAGTAAATGAGTCGGGATACATGGAAGAGGAGCTCAACGAAGTAATGCAGAACCAGCAACACCAAGCCCAACCGGTTCAGACTGGAAAACACGTCATTAATGGTTTTAACATAAATTAAACTACTCTATTAatcttaaattgtttttgttttttaaatgatagtaataGATGAAGAGTAGGTCTCATTTATGTGAAAAcgaaatagaaaacttttgtaaccTTATACTAGGGACGGCATGTTTCAAGTGAACGTGTAATTTATGTTTTAGTACAAAACGTGTGCACTGACAACAGTTTATGACAATTAATAAACTTGACATATCAGTTGCTTACTTTAGAACGTAGGCTCCTGTGATTTGGACCATGTAAAGGCTGATGTAAACAAGCTGACGAGGAATGTCCTCCTGAAAAATTAATTCAAACCACATTTACTGAAACGGTTCCATATTTTTAAACTGTCATTGTGTGTACACATCCGAAAAATGTCCACATTGATTGTCTATTGTCATGTCTTCGCTGAATTTCATTTGGTCAACACTGGAAAGGGAAATAAGTCTGGTCACAATAACAGGATGCATGAATATGGTTTTAGTGCACGTTGCGCATCCTCAAACactttgcttgcttgcttgcttactTTCTTGGTCTTCTGGAAGTAGAGCTCAGGGATAGCATGAAGCCAGTAACCAAGCTGACAGATGTAGTAAAACTTCAGCTGGAACCTAAAAACAAGACAAACTACTTCTTTAGCATCTCCACGACTCTTGGAAGTCGAATGTCAATGATAATTGCATTTGCACGCTGTGTGTAACATACAGTAGGTCTACAAAAATCAGAAGAGAGAATTAGAGGTAGACTAATGCAGGATAATTTGATCAGGAGCCTTGAGAAATCTTTTGAACGGGCTTCTTGATGTGAGCCAGTCCTGCAGATCAGTTTACCAAAGAAGATGCAACTTATGAGTGCTCAAGCAGCAGATCGGCAGATGTGACGCAAGATGGAATATTAACCTCTAATATTCCAGGTCCAAATTGAGAACACCCATCACTTCCCCTTCATTAATCAGCATATTCCacgatttaaattgtaaaaatgctaTGGATTTAAATACATCTGCACTGTACTTACGGCATAAGGGTGTGCGGGTAACCGTCCCACAGACTGACAGGGTTGGACAGGAGGTTCTCCTTCAGATGAAGCAGAGTAAGTGAAATGAATCTTTCATACACAGACCTGGACACAAACTTATTTACATGAAGCGGAGTAGTGAAGCGCTTACAGAAACAAGAATGCTTGCTCCCCACAGGCAGGAGAAGAGGTAGAAGGCACTCAGCTGACCCGACTCATTGAACTTGCTGTGCTTGGTTTTGGAGAAGTGCATCTTCCTGTTGATTTTCTGAACagttgtggatttttttttaaaaagggaaAGGAAATCAAACCATTTAGTATTAACTAAAGCTTAAGATGCACATGAACATTTATGGACAAAGGTCACACAAATTATAAGTGTGTATTCAGTTTTTACAGGATACTTACATCCAGCACATATTCCTGAATGATGGCGTGCATGATAATTGCAACTAGCATGTAGAAGAAGACGGTGGCCACATCTTTCAGACCGTAATGGAAGTAATTCACTGCTGTTTCCTCTGGACCTGCTAAAATCCACGATACAAACAAAATGCAagcataaatatgaatataatgctGTCTGATTAAAATACTTAATTGCATGATGGCACACTCACTATGGCCAAGTATGGGaacttgatttaattaaattgtttagaCAGAACCAATGATCGTACACCTTACTGTTTAACCGCTTGGAAGTGAGcattattattgcaaaataaaaagacaataattgtacaacaaaaagtttttttttttttgtaacagaaaatattaaaactagAAAAATTATATTCTTACTCAAGCTATACAAACAGACCAAAAGAAACTGGAGTgcaaattaataatacatttaaaaaaaaaatatatatataattcaagccACATACTTACCATTTGCTGGAATGGTTACATTGTATTGCACAGTTATGAACAAAACCGCTACTTTTGAGGTAATCTAtgtaaaaaagaaacataaaaatgcagtcaatataaaaataaacaaaggaaCAGTTCATCAAAAACCTGtaatttcactgctggttatatatgctctatataattgtgtatgtgacgaataaaaatcttaaaacttAAATTACAGAATGGCAGGCAGACTCTCACCAGTCACTTGAGTTGTATGTAAGAAATTAGGTTTACCATGCACATGaatagtgttaaaaaaaataagccATGCTGATTTTAAGAAATATGAGGATAAGTaaattacagatttattttttaaagtgaatataaataataaatctggTTAGAAATGtcctttatgagcaaaaaaaaatatgttccaGTAATGTAAACTTCACTTCCCATGATGCACCAGCACTGGCGCTGATATTTAGCAAACTATCGTCCAAATATAACGGTAGCGCAAACTCGCAGTCCTAAAGAGTGCGGAGTGTGTCACATCAGTAGATTACTGTCAGTAAAAGCTTTCTGGCAGCAAAACCCGTGACCCTGCTGTCTCTGTGCACCGGTGACAGCGCTCACTCATTCTCCGATTGCCACGTAACGCTTCATTCATCTGCGCGTAAAAGTATCAGTGCAGCTACAATGTTACGTATTCATACTTACAAATCAATTCTGTTATTCCGTTCAAACACTCATTTAAGTGTAATACATTAACGCAcgtgcttatttttttttatctcgcaGGTTTAAAACTTCCTTTAAACGCTTCATAGGGAATTCCGCTCTCACGCTCATGCATCGTGTCTCTGTTAATCAAAATTCCCAGCTTTTTAATGCAATAAGCATTTAGCACCTGCGCTTGAGAGTAAACTTACACTAAAATATGCAATCGGTTTTAAAAGTTCCGCATATTAAAGGCAAAAGCAAAAAGAAACAGTTCTATTTTCAGTTAAGGAAGTGAAAGGGACGAGACTATGATAGAACACAAAATATCTGTTATATTGCTTATAGAAGAAAAAGGTGGGAAAATATAAACATTGACCAGGCTGATTTGTCATCTTTGACTCCAAACTGGGTTTAAATATGTAAGAGCGAATGAATTAATTCAAAAGTGGACTGTTACCTCAAACATAAGACCCAACagaaacaccatagcaacacaaGACACGATATCCGCGTGGTTCTGGATCACAAACTCGTGGCTGAGCACCGGGGGGTTCTTGGTGGTCTTTTTTCGGATTCCCATCTTGGTGGATGTTGAGAGAACTTTTCTTGAGTGGGAGTGAGGAACACGTCTTCACTATTGTTACAAGGCAGGCACGTCAGTCTTAACGCCTACTTCTGTCTTTCTTCTTCAGCCCCTTCTTTCAATTTAAGGCACGTTGAACAGTGACAAACATACAGTAGCGCCATCTGTTGGACTGGAGTAACTGAGACGCTTCATTCATTTTAACCTCAAGGTCTTGTTGTAGTGGATACAAGGGAGGATAAATAGTGAATTacatgaatacaaataaatatagataCATGCATATCTAATACAAATAG
It contains:
- the LOC127946489 gene encoding translocating chain-associated membrane protein 1-like 1, coding for MGIRKKTTKNPPVLSHEFVIQNHADIVSCVAMVFLLGLMFEITSKVAVLFITVQYNVTIPANAGPEETAVNYFHYGLKDVATVFFYMLVAIIMHAIIQEYVLDKINRKMHFSKTKHSKFNESGQLSAFYLFSCLWGASILVSENLLSNPVSLWDGYPHTLMPFQLKFYYICQLGYWLHAIPELYFQKTKKEDIPRQLVYISLYMVQITGAYVLNLNRLGLVLLVLHYFVELLFHVSRLIYFSNEDRQTGFTVWAVLFVLGRLLTLSLSVLTVGFGLAGAEKQGLNVAEGSFNVLFVRVTVLAAICTTQAFMMWKFINFQLRRWREHAQTQTLKKKSSSSKSKSKKANGVNGSVGASGADSPRARKEKSS